The following proteins are co-located in the Solanum pennellii chromosome 1, SPENNV200 genome:
- the LOC107029954 gene encoding B3 domain-containing transcription factor VRN1-like — translation MTISKVYWQIGERNSSSTTTKINIFVQPKFYKIILYQHQCTRLRIPEDFAKRCCSNMLSPVYLEIPIGEVWEVEVQHYEGQIWLTKGW, via the exons ATGACAATTAGCAAGGTCTACTGGCAAATTGGTGAAAGAaattcttcttctactactactaaaatcaacatttttgttcaaccaaagttctacaagattatattatatcaacatcaatgtacCCGTCTA AGGATTCCTGAAGACTTTGCCAAAAGATGTTGCAGCAACATGTTAAGCCCTGTGTATCTTGAGATTCCCATTGGAGAAGTATGGGAGGTTGAAGTGCAGCATTATGAAGGTCAAATTTGGCTAACCAAAGGATG GTGA